A single window of Colletotrichum higginsianum IMI 349063 chromosome 8, whole genome shotgun sequence DNA harbors:
- a CDS encoding CRAL/TRIO domain-containing protein, which yields MPVSLKSQTSALPRLFTLPQRSTRSILRSRLAQLPLTSQTVRQSLVRPSVRRFGCPSTSNFRRFHSPASRQLPDPSNSRASRVLLQSRIDFVIYSFAVAFVCLCGVLYQQPADSNVAAIAGTETRSKTHSSATMATETPPGRPGNLTPEQEEKLRQLWNLILSLGDDPNTTAADSASASIAPSETSAVEKGEKPKKKRVSLFGRKDKKEAGSANSSAPVQTTVKEDGDDKYGQTKQFQEALANQSPEALRATIWAMVKHDHPDALALRFLRARKWDVEKAFVMMISTMNWRLTEMKVDEEIMRTGEAGALEASRSSDANVKKLGEDFMAQARSGKTFIHGLDKAGRPICQVRVRMHRQGEQCEESLEKYTVFLIETARMVLAAPVDTATIVFDMTGFSMANMDYTPVKFMIKCFEANYPESLGTVLVHRAPWVFQGIWKIIKGWLDPVVAAKVHFTNNVKEMSEFIDPGHILKELDGQEDWDYKYVEPVAGENDKMTDTATRDALVSGREELIHQYEETTLQWIKGAGTDKEPAIKAQREELARKLRDDYWKLDPYIRAKCFLDRTGVIQEGGKIDMYSKGAPMLQSTNGAPKVDTSADDVD from the exons ATGCCGGTCAGTTTGAAATCGCAAACTTCGGCTTTGCCTCGACTTTTCACTCTCCCACAAAGGTCAACCCGTTCCATCTTGAGGAGCCGTCTTGCCCAACTACCCTTGACTTCACAGACCGTACGGCAATCCTTGGTCAGACCGAGCGTCCGGAGATTCGGCTGCCCCTCCACGTCAAACTTCAGACGATTTCACTCACCTGCTTCACGACAGTTGCCGGATCCCTCCAACTCCAGGGCCTCACGTGTCTTGCTTCAATCTCGAATCGACTTTGTTATCTACTCCTTCGCTGTCGCCTTCGTGTGTCTCTGCGGCGTGTTGTACCAACAGCCCGCTGACTCTAACGTCGCTGCTATTGCCGGTACCGAGACTCGATCGAAGACTCACTCATCAGCCACCATGGCAACGGAAACACCCCCTGGAAGACCGGGAAATCTCACCCCGGAacaggaggagaagctgcgCCAGCTATGGAACCTGATTCTGTCTTTGGGAGATGATCCAAACACCACTGCCGCAGATAGCGCATCTGCCAGCATAGCCCCGAGCGAGACCTCGGCTGTCGAAAAGGgcgagaagcccaagaagaagcgaGTCTCACTCTTCGGTCGCAAGGACAAGAAAGAAGCTGGGTCGGCAAACTCTTCGGCTCCTGTCCAGACTACCGTCAAGGAAGATGGTGATGACAAGTATGGCCAGACTAAGCAGTTTCAGGAGGCCTTAGCCAACCAAAGTCCCGAGGCTCTGCGCGCCACAATTTGGGCCATGGTCAAGCATGACCACCCGGATGCCCTTGCGCTGCGCTTTCTGAGAGCGCGCAAGTGGGATGTTGAGAAGGCCTTTGTCATGATGATCTCCACCATGAACTGGAGGTTAACAGAGATGAAGGTTGACGAGGAAATCATGAGGACTGGCGAGGCTGGTGCTTTGGAAGCTTCGAGGAGCTCGGATGCCAACGTAAAGAAGCTCGGTGAGGATTTCATGGCTCAAGCCCGGTCAGGCAAGACCTTCATTCacggcctcgacaaggcaGGACGGCCAATCTGCCAGGTCAGAGTACGAATGCACAGGCAAGGAGAACAATGCGAGGAGAGCCTCGAGAAGTACACTGTATTCTTGATTGAGACAGCAcggatggtgttggcggcTCCCGTGGACACTGCT ACGATTGTCTTTGATATGACCGGCTTCTCCATGGCAAACATG GACTACACCCCCGTCAAGTTCATGATCAAGTGTTTCGAGGCCAACTACCCTGAATCTCTTGGAACTGTCCTCGTTCACCGTGCTCCTTGGGTCTTTCAAG GAATCTGGAAGATTATCAAGGGCTGGCTCGACCCGGTCGTCGCAGCCAAGGTTCACTTCACCAATAACGTTAAGGAGATGTCGGAGTTCATTGATCCGGGGCACATTctcaaggagctcgacgGCCAGGAGGATTGGGACTACAAGTATGTGGAGCCGGTCGCCGGAGAGAACGACAAGATGACGGACACTGCAACACGAGATGCACTGGTGtctggccgagaagagctCATCCATCAGTATGAAGAAACGACCCTGCAATGGATCAAGGGAGCCGGAACGGACAAGGAGCCTGCCATTAAGGCCCAGCGCGAGGAGCTTGCCCGCAAGCTGAGAGATGACTACTGGAAGCTGGACCCGTACATCCGCGCCAAGTGCTTCCTGGACCGGACTGGCGTCATCCAGGAGGGTGGAAAGATCGATATGTATTCCAAGGGAGCCCCCATGCTTCAATCTACCAACGGCGCGCCCAAGGTCGATACCTCGGCTGATGATGTAGACTAG
- a CDS encoding DASH complex subunit Dam1, producing the protein MADHNYNHDLDSSNKRSTSRTRNSRPTTPMRPTTPLRPSSRSSFRESARDSVHGGGESFPLNTFEPAFAELSDAVADLEANMMHFQLMHESLARFSESFASFLYGLNMNAFCVDFQEGPVAESFRRAKQHEESNEFLVHKRKPPPRMTAKRLLCIYDHPIFKSEAPAASF; encoded by the exons ATGGCCGACCACAACTACAACCACGATCTCGACTCCAGCAACAAGCGATCGACCTCACGTACGCGCAACTCACGTCCCACAACACCGATGCGCCCGACGACGCCACTGCGCCCATCGTCGCGCTCCTCTTTTCGCGAATCTGCCCGTGACAGCgtccatggcggcggcgagtcTTTCCCCCTAAACACCTTCGAGCCGGCCTTCGCCGAGCTTtcggacgccgtcgccgacctcgaggccaacaTGATGCATTTTCAGCTAATGCATGAGAGCTTGGCCCGTTTCAGCGAGTCGTTTGCAAGCTTTCTGTATGGTCTGAACATGAACGCCTTTTGCGTCGACTTTCAGGAG GGTCCTGTTGCAGAGTCTTTCCGGCGCGCAAAGCAGCATGAAGAGTCGAAC GAATTCCTCGTGCACAAGAGAAAACCGCCCCCGAGAATGACGGCGAAACGACTTTTATGTATCTATGACCATCCTATCTTCAAATCGGAGGCTCCGGCAGCATCCTTCTAA
- a CDS encoding Aconitate hydratase, mitochondrial: MLASRQLLGSVARSRTAASASLGLRRMATVSDSPLDRKAERVTDSPEQVKQNIHEEGNFINYKKMSENLAVVRSRLNRPLAYAEKILYSHLDNPHEQEIERGVSYLKLRPDRVACQDATAQMAILQFMSAGMPSVANPTTVHCDHLIEAQIGGAKDLERAVGINKEVYDFLASACAKYNIGFWKPGSGIIHQIVLENYAFPGGLLIGTDSHTPNAGGLGMCAIGVGGADAVDVMANLPWELKAPKVIGVKLTGQMSGWVTPKDIILKVAGILTVKGGTGAIVEYHGPGVEGISATGMGTICNMGAEIGATTSLFPFNDRMHQYLSATKRKDIGDFARTYAKELREDEGVEYDQLIEINLSELEPHINGPFTPDLATPISKFSEAVKANNWPEELKVGLIGSCTNSSYEDMNRSASIARDALDHGLKSKAIFTITPGSEQIRATIERDGQLQTFEEYGGTVLANACGPCIGQWDRQDVKKGTPNSIISSYNRNFTGRNDGNPATHSFVASPDLVVAMTVAGSLHFNPLKDTLKDKDGKEFMLKPPSGEGLPSRGYDPGQNTYQAPPADRSTVNVQVSPSSDRLQILSPFEAWDGKDVKDIPILIKAKGKTTTDHISMAGPWLKYRGHLDNISNNMLIGAINEANGEANKVKNFTTGEWDAVPAVARDYKAKGIKWVVIGDWNYGEGSSREHAALEPRHLGGLAIITRSFARIHETNLKKQGMLPLTFSDPADYDKIKPEDKVDILATELEVGKPLTMVVHPKDGEAFEVKLSHTFNAPQIEWFKNGSALNTMAKSAGKS; this comes from the exons ATGTTGGCCTCACGACAGCTCCTGGGCTCTGTGGCCCGGAGCCGCACTGCTGCCAGTGCCAGTCTGGGACTGCGCAGGATGGCGACAGTCTCCGACTCTCCTCTTGACCGCAAG GCCGAAAGGGTCACTGACTCGCCGGAACAGGTCAAGCAGAATATCCACGAGGAGGGTAACTTCATCAACTACAAGAAGATGTCCGAGAACCTGGCCGTCGTGCGGTCTCGTCTCAACCGCCCCCTCGCCTACGCCGAGAAGATTCTTTACTCCCATCTCGACAACCCCCACGAGCAGGAGATTGAGCGTGGTGTGTCGTACCTAAAGCTTCGCCCTGACCGCGTTGCTTGCCAGGATGCCACTGCTCAGATGGCGATTCTTCAGTTTATGTCTGCCGGCATGCCTTCCGTTGCGAACCCCACCACTGTCCACTGTGACCACTTGATTGAGGCTCAGATTGGCGGTGCGAAGGACTTGGAGCGTGCTGTCGGTATCAACAAGGAGGTTTATGACTTCCTCGCCTCTGCTTGCGCTAAATACAACATCGGCTTCTGGAAGCCCGGTTCTGGTATCATCCACCAGATCGTCCTTGAGAACTATGCTTTCCCTGGTGGTCTTCTTATCGGAACGGATTCCCACACCCCCAATGCCGGTGGTCTTGGCATGTGCGCCATCGGTGTCGGTGGTGCTGATGCTGTCGACGTCATGGCCAACCTCCCGTGGGAGCTCAAGGCACCGAAGGTCATCGGTGTCAAGCTCACTGGCCAGATGTCCGGTTGGGTTACTCCTAAGG ACATTATCCTCAAGGTCGCCGGCATCTTGACTGTCAAGGGTGGTACCGGTGCCATCGTCGAATACCACGGCCCTGGTGTTGAGGGTATCTCTGCCACCGGCATGGGTACTATCTGCAACATGGGTGCTGAGATCGGCGCCACCACCTCCTTGTTCCCCTTCAACGACCGCATGCACCAGTACCTCTCCGCCACCAAGCGCAAGGATATTGGAGACTTCGCCCGCACCTACGCCAAGGAGCTCcgcgaagacgagggcgtcgagtaCGATCAGCTCATCGAGATCAACCTGTCGGAGCTCGAGCCCCACATCAACGGTCCTTTCACTCCTGATCTGGCTACCCCCATCTCTAAGTTCagcgaggccgtcaaggccaacaACTGGcccgaggagctcaaggtcGGTCTCATCGGTTCCTGCACCAACTCCTCTTATGAGGACATGAACCGCTCTGCCTCAATCGCTCGTGACGCTCTTGACCACGGCCTTAAGTCCAAGGCCATCTTCACCATCACTCCCGGTTCCGAGCAAATTCGTGCCACCATCGAGCGTGACGGTCAGCTCCAGACCTTCGAGGAGTACGGTGGAaccgtcctcgccaacgcctgTGGTCCCTGCATCGGTCAGTGGGATCGCCAGGACGTCAAGAAGGGCACCCCCAACTCCATCATCTCTTCCTACAACCGCAACTTCACCGGCCGTAACGATGGCAACCCGGCCACTCACTCGTTTGTCGCCTCGCCCGATCTGGTCGTCGCCATGACGGTTGCCGGCAGCCTGCACTTTAACCCTCTCAAGGACAccctcaaggacaaggacggcaaggaaTTCATGCTCAAGCCCCCCAGCGGTGAGGGTCTCCCCAGCCGCGGATACGACCCGGGCCAGAACACCTACCAGGCCCCTCCCGCCGACCGCAGCACCGTCAACGTGCAGgtctctccttcttccgACCGTCTTCAGATTCTGTCTCCCTTCGAGGCTTGGGACGGCAAGGATGTTAAGGACATCCCCATCctcatcaaggccaagggcaagactACCACTGACCACATCTCTATGGCCGGTCCCTGGTTGAAGTACCGTGGCCACTTGGACAACATCTCCAACAACATGCTTATTGGTGCCATCAACGAGGCTAACGGCGAGGCCAACAAGGTCAAGAACTTCACCACTGGTGAGTGGGACGCAGTTCCCGCCGTTGCCCGTGACtacaaggccaagggcatcaaGTGGGTCGTTATCGGTGACTGGAACTACGGCGAAGGCTCTTCCCGTGAGCACGCCGCTCTCGAGCCTCGTCACTTGGGTGGTCTTGCCATTATCACCCGCTCGTTCGCCCGTATCCACGAGACCAACCTCAAGAAGCAGGGCATGCTTCCCCTTACTTTCTCCGACCCCGCCGACTACGACAAGATCAAGCCCGAAGACAAGGTCGACATCCTTGCCACCGAGCTTGAGGTCGGTAAGCCCCTGACCATGGTCGTCCACCCCAAGGATGGCGAGGCCTTCGAGGTTAAGCTTTCGCACACCTTCAACGCCCCCCAGATCGAGTGGTTCAAGAACGGCAGCGCTCTTAACACTATGGCCAAGTCCGCTGGCAAGTCATAA
- a CDS encoding Zinc finger protein, with protein MGVTNKKTLTKTRRKTRDVDQIKSDMRSARHLQIFKNTKAKEDLPGLGQHYCIECAKWFETEVSLVGHRRGKPHKRRVKQLKEEPYTQKDAEAAIGLRTDNKGANNDGPEKALDQEIEMET; from the exons ATGGGCGTCACAAACAAGAAGACCCTGACCAAGACGCGGAGGAAGACAAG GGATGTTGATCAAATAAAGTCCGACATGCGATCAGCGAGGCACCTGCAGATATTCAAGAACACCAAGGCAAAGGAAGATCTTCCCGGGTTGGGTCAGCATTACTGCATCGAATGTGCTAAGTGGTTTGAGACTGAGGTCAGCCTCGTCGGCCACCGCAGAGGCAAGCCTCACAAGCGCAG AGTTAAGCAGCTGAAGGAGGAACCCTACACCCAAaaggacgccgaggctgCTATCGGTCTCCGAACGGACAACAAGGGCGCCAACAACGACGGCCCCGAGAAGGCCCTCGACCAGGAAATTGAGATGGAGACTTGA